One genomic segment of Micromonospora sp. WMMC415 includes these proteins:
- a CDS encoding cytochrome P450, whose amino-acid sequence MATMPVDRSPDSTLSFLRSGYRFISDRCDRYGTDIFTTRLLLVTTTCLRGRPAAELFYDTERFVRAKAMPLRAQRTLTGVGGVQGLDGAPHADRKAMFMSIMTPSGISRLGQLFDDEWRARIPVWERSGPVVLYQEVARILTRAVCAWAGVPLAESQVNRRTAELHAMIESAAAIGPNHWRGRLARGRGERWAGDLVERVRAGTLPAPEGSALRAVAEHRDVEGRLLPRRIAAVELLNVLRPTVAVDRFVVFAALALHDHPAWRERVGESDETTESFVQEVRRYYPFFPVTAARVRRSFDWQGYHFPEGRRVLLDLYGTNHDPALWPSPEEFRADRFIGWRGDPFSFIPQGGGEHRTGHRCPGEWITIELMKRAVTNLTSAMAYDVPPQDLALDLGRMPTLPASGFVVTGVRRTA is encoded by the coding sequence ATGGCGACGATGCCGGTGGACCGCAGCCCGGACAGCACGTTGTCGTTCCTGCGCTCCGGCTACCGGTTCATCAGCGACCGGTGCGACCGCTACGGCACGGACATCTTCACCACTCGGCTCCTGCTGGTGACCACCACCTGCCTGCGTGGCCGGCCGGCCGCCGAGCTGTTCTACGACACCGAGCGCTTCGTCCGGGCGAAGGCCATGCCGCTGCGGGCCCAGCGCACGCTCACCGGCGTCGGCGGGGTGCAGGGCCTCGACGGCGCGCCGCACGCCGACCGCAAGGCGATGTTCATGTCGATCATGACCCCGAGCGGGATCAGCCGGCTCGGCCAGCTCTTCGACGACGAGTGGCGGGCCCGGATCCCGGTCTGGGAGCGCTCCGGGCCGGTGGTGCTCTACCAGGAGGTGGCCCGGATCCTCACCCGGGCGGTCTGCGCCTGGGCGGGCGTGCCGCTGGCGGAGTCGCAGGTGAACCGGCGTACCGCCGAGCTGCACGCGATGATCGAGAGCGCGGCGGCGATCGGCCCGAACCACTGGCGGGGCCGGCTCGCCCGGGGCCGCGGCGAACGCTGGGCCGGCGACCTGGTCGAGCGGGTACGCGCCGGCACGCTGCCCGCGCCGGAGGGCAGCGCGCTGCGGGCCGTCGCCGAGCACCGCGATGTGGAGGGCCGTCTCCTTCCCCGCCGGATCGCCGCGGTGGAGCTGCTGAACGTGCTGCGCCCCACCGTCGCGGTGGACCGCTTCGTCGTCTTCGCGGCCCTGGCACTGCACGACCACCCGGCCTGGCGGGAGCGGGTCGGCGAGAGCGACGAGACCACCGAGAGCTTCGTGCAGGAGGTACGGCGGTACTACCCGTTCTTCCCGGTCACCGCCGCCCGGGTACGGCGCTCCTTCGACTGGCAGGGCTACCACTTCCCCGAGGGCCGCCGGGTGCTGCTCGACCTGTACGGCACCAACCACGACCCGGCGCTCTGGCCCTCCCCGGAGGAGTTCCGCGCGGATCGGTTCATCGGTTGGCGCGGCGACCCGTTCAGCTTCATTCCGCAGGGCGGCGGTGAGCACCGCACCGGGCACCGGTGCCCGGGCGAGTGGATCACCATCGAGCTGATGAAGCGCGCGGTGACCAACCTGACCAGCGCCATGGCGTACGACGTACCGCCGCAGGACCTGGCCCTGGACCTCGGCCGGATGCCGACGCTGCCGGCGAGCGGCTTCGTCGTCACCGGCGTCCGCCGCACCGCCTGA
- a CDS encoding zinc-dependent alcohol dehydrogenase: MKALCWEGVGKLAVRDVPEPHIRAEGDVIVRVRASSVCGSDLHLINGFVPAMREGDILGHEFMGEVVETGPGVRRLTVGDRVVVGSVVACGGCWYCRTEQYSLCDNSNPQPVFAEKMWGHSPAGILGYSHAAGGYSGSHAEYVRVPFGDVGAFKVPDGVPDDSVVFASDAMPTGWMAADFCGLTGGEVVAVWGAGGVGQMAARAAQLLGAERVIMVDRLPERLATAADRLGVETVNYAETDVLEALREMTAGRGPDACVEAVGMESHDVGPAYAYDKAKQTARMQSDRPTSVRQAIMACRKGGTVSIVGVYTGFIDKFPLGAAMNKALVLRMGQMHAQRYIPMLLDRVAAGEIDPGYLATHPMPLTEGARGYEIFEKKEEGCLRTVLHP; encoded by the coding sequence GTGAAGGCGCTGTGCTGGGAGGGCGTCGGCAAGCTCGCCGTACGCGACGTACCGGAACCGCACATCCGCGCGGAGGGCGACGTCATCGTGCGGGTCCGGGCGAGCAGCGTCTGCGGCTCCGACCTGCACCTCATCAACGGGTTCGTGCCGGCGATGCGGGAGGGCGACATCCTCGGCCACGAGTTCATGGGCGAGGTCGTGGAGACCGGGCCGGGCGTACGCCGGCTGACCGTCGGCGACCGGGTCGTCGTCGGCTCGGTGGTGGCGTGCGGCGGCTGCTGGTACTGCCGCACCGAGCAGTACTCGCTCTGCGACAACTCCAACCCGCAGCCGGTCTTCGCCGAGAAGATGTGGGGGCACTCGCCCGCCGGCATCCTCGGCTACTCGCACGCCGCCGGCGGCTACTCCGGCAGCCACGCCGAGTACGTGCGGGTGCCGTTCGGCGACGTCGGGGCGTTCAAGGTGCCCGACGGGGTGCCCGACGACTCGGTGGTGTTCGCCTCCGACGCGATGCCGACCGGCTGGATGGCCGCCGACTTCTGCGGCCTGACCGGCGGCGAGGTGGTCGCGGTCTGGGGTGCCGGCGGGGTCGGCCAGATGGCGGCCCGCGCCGCGCAGCTGCTCGGCGCCGAACGGGTGATCATGGTCGACCGGCTGCCGGAACGGCTGGCCACCGCCGCCGACCGGCTCGGAGTGGAGACGGTCAACTACGCGGAGACCGACGTCCTGGAGGCGCTCCGGGAGATGACGGCGGGCCGGGGCCCGGACGCGTGCGTCGAGGCCGTCGGCATGGAGTCGCACGACGTCGGTCCGGCGTACGCGTACGACAAGGCGAAGCAGACCGCCCGGATGCAGTCCGACCGGCCCACCTCCGTGCGGCAGGCGATCATGGCGTGCCGTAAGGGCGGCACGGTCAGCATCGTCGGCGTCTACACCGGGTTCATCGACAAGTTCCCGCTGGGCGCGGCCATGAACAAGGCCCTCGTGCTGCGGATGGGCCAGATGCACGCCCAGCGTTACATCCCCATGCTGCTGGACCGGGTCGCGGCCGGCGAGATCGACCCCGGTTACCTGGCCACCCACCCGATGCCGCTGACCGAGGGCGCGCGCGGCTACGAGATCTTCGAGAAGAAGGAGGAGGGCTGCCTCCGTACCGTCCTGCATCCCTGA
- a CDS encoding DegV family protein, whose amino-acid sequence MPVAVVTDSTAYLPPELLAAHRPTVVPLTVVLNGVEGLEGVETFPADATRALSGRRVSVSTSRPAPEQFAATYRRLLDDGAEGIVSVHLSAELSGTVEAARLAAADIGERVAVVDSRSCGMGTGFPAVAAATAAASGADLPGVRDAAHDAVARTTVFFYVDTLEFLRRGGRINAASALLGTALSVKPIMHMPDGAIVLKDRVRTASRGVARLVDLAVEAAGDADVDLALHHLAAPQRAEALREALAARLGDRLHDTYVSEAGAVVAAHAGPGLACVVVHRRPPAG is encoded by the coding sequence ATGCCCGTCGCGGTCGTCACCGACTCCACCGCCTACCTTCCCCCCGAACTGCTGGCCGCCCACCGGCCGACGGTGGTGCCGCTGACCGTCGTGCTGAACGGTGTGGAGGGGCTGGAGGGGGTCGAGACCTTCCCGGCCGACGCCACCCGCGCGCTCAGCGGCCGGCGGGTGTCGGTCAGCACCTCCCGGCCGGCTCCGGAGCAGTTCGCGGCGACGTACCGCCGGCTTCTCGACGACGGCGCCGAGGGGATCGTGTCGGTCCACCTGTCGGCGGAGCTGTCCGGCACCGTCGAAGCCGCCCGGCTGGCCGCCGCCGACATCGGCGAGCGGGTGGCGGTGGTGGACAGCCGCTCCTGCGGAATGGGGACCGGCTTCCCGGCGGTCGCCGCCGCAACGGCCGCCGCGAGCGGTGCCGACCTGCCCGGGGTACGCGACGCCGCGCACGACGCCGTCGCCCGGACCACGGTCTTCTTCTACGTCGACACGCTGGAGTTCCTGCGCCGGGGCGGCCGGATCAACGCGGCCTCGGCACTGCTGGGCACCGCCCTCTCGGTGAAGCCGATCATGCACATGCCGGACGGCGCGATCGTCCTGAAGGACAGGGTGCGCACCGCCAGCCGGGGCGTCGCGCGCCTGGTCGACCTGGCCGTCGAGGCGGCCGGCGACGCGGACGTGGACCTCGCCCTGCACCACCTGGCCGCCCCGCAGCGCGCCGAGGCGCTCCGGGAGGCGCTGGCCGCCCGGCTGGGCGACCGCCTGCACGACACGTACGTCTCCGAGGCCGGCGCGGTGGTCGCCGCGCACGCCGGACCGGGCCTGGCCTGCGTGGTCGTGCACCGCCGCCCGCCAGCGGGATAG
- the nadD gene encoding nicotinate-nucleotide adenylyltransferase, whose protein sequence is MEEDIRRIGIMGGTFDPIHHGHLVAASEVADRFGLDEVIFVPTGQPWQKADEPVSPAEDRYLMTVIATASNPRFQVSRVDIDRGGPTYTVDTLRDLHAEYGPKAQLFFITGADALSKILSWKDLDEIFELAHFVGVTRPGFVLSDAHLPADTVSLVQVPAMAISSTDCRERVARGEPVWYLVPDGVVQYIAKRRLYRA, encoded by the coding sequence GTGGAGGAAGACATCCGGCGGATCGGGATCATGGGCGGCACCTTCGATCCGATCCACCACGGGCACCTGGTCGCGGCCAGCGAGGTGGCCGACCGCTTCGGGCTGGACGAGGTCATCTTCGTCCCCACCGGCCAGCCGTGGCAGAAGGCCGACGAGCCGGTCAGCCCCGCCGAGGACCGGTACCTGATGACGGTGATCGCCACCGCCTCCAACCCCCGCTTCCAGGTCAGCCGGGTCGACATCGACCGGGGCGGCCCCACCTACACCGTCGACACGTTGCGCGACCTGCACGCCGAGTACGGCCCGAAGGCCCAGCTCTTCTTCATCACTGGTGCGGACGCCCTGTCGAAGATCCTCTCCTGGAAGGACCTGGACGAGATCTTCGAGCTGGCCCACTTCGTCGGTGTCACCCGGCCCGGCTTCGTCCTGTCCGACGCCCACCTGCCCGCCGACACGGTGAGCCTGGTGCAGGTGCCGGCGATGGCCATCTCGTCGACCGACTGCCGCGAGCGCGTCGCCCGGGGCGAGCCGGTGTGGTACCTGGTCCCCGACGGTGTGGTGCAGTACATCGCCAAACGCCGGCTCTATCGGGCGTGA
- a CDS encoding histidine phosphatase family protein — protein MTRLIVWRHGNTDWNATGRVQGQTDVPLNDVGREQARSTAPLLAALRPDAIVASDLSRAADTAAALAALTGLPVRTDARLRERHFGLWQGLALTDAAERYPDEYARWRAGDPDPGAGIETLDDLGKRLGAAFQDAADAVPGGTVVVTTHGGGARQGVGQLLGWDHSVLRAVGSLQNCHWTELRHDGARGWHLRAHNVGFISAPVTDPV, from the coding sequence ATGACCCGGCTGATCGTCTGGCGGCACGGCAACACCGACTGGAACGCCACCGGCCGCGTGCAAGGGCAGACCGACGTCCCGCTGAACGACGTCGGGCGGGAACAGGCCCGCAGCACCGCGCCGCTGCTCGCCGCGCTGCGCCCGGACGCCATCGTCGCGAGCGACCTGAGCCGCGCCGCGGACACCGCCGCCGCGCTGGCGGCGCTGACCGGGCTGCCGGTCCGGACCGACGCGCGGCTGCGCGAACGGCACTTCGGGCTCTGGCAGGGCCTCGCCCTCACCGACGCCGCCGAGCGCTACCCCGACGAGTACGCCCGCTGGCGGGCCGGTGACCCGGACCCGGGCGCCGGCATCGAAACCCTCGACGACCTCGGCAAGCGGCTCGGCGCCGCATTCCAGGACGCCGCCGACGCGGTGCCCGGCGGCACCGTCGTGGTCACCACGCACGGGGGCGGCGCCCGGCAGGGCGTGGGCCAGCTGCTCGGCTGGGACCACAGCGTCCTGCGAGCGGTCGGCTCCCTGCAGAACTGCCATTGGACGGAGCTGCGCCACGACGGCGCCCGGGGCTGGCACCTGCGGGCACACAACGTCGGGTTCATCTCCGCGCCGGTCACCGACCCGGTCTGA
- a CDS encoding DUF397 domain-containing protein has translation MTTHPKGDFDLSRAVWQRAEGDTSDAAVEVAFVDDLIGMRNSADPDGPVLVFTQAEWDAFVAGAQDGEFDLD, from the coding sequence ATGACGACGCACCCCAAGGGCGACTTCGACCTCTCCCGGGCGGTCTGGCAGCGGGCCGAGGGTGACACCTCCGACGCCGCCGTCGAGGTCGCGTTCGTCGACGACCTGATCGGCATGCGCAACTCGGCCGACCCGGACGGTCCGGTGCTGGTGTTCACCCAGGCCGAGTGGGACGCCTTCGTCGCCGGCGCCCAGGACGGCGAGTTCGACCTCGACTAG
- the pepN gene encoding aminopeptidase N, with protein sequence MPSLTRVEATARAAVITVESYQVDLDLTGGGELFRSHVTIRFRATPGAGTFVECKPAALRSARLNGTDLDPAALDDNRLPLSGLAAHNTLTVEADMAYSNTGEGMHRFVDPADGETYLYAMSFLDDVQRIFAAFDQPDLKAPVTLTVTAPEHWTVAANGEPAATPRPGRWEFARTAPLATYFVSLIAGPWHVRRDEHDGVPLGVFCRRSLAAHLDADIDEIFTVTKQCLDRFHQLFAERYPFGKYDQAFVPEFNAGAMENPGLVTIRDDYVFRSAVTDRQRELRATTIAHEMAHMWFGDLVTMRWWDDLWLNESFAEYLGTRVTAEATRFDNAWTTFAMKRKAWGYAADQRPSTHPVAPQEVRDAAEGLLNFDGISYAKGASVLRQLVAWLGDDAFLAGLNAHFAKHRFGNATLADLLGSLSTASGRDLTGWADRWLRTAQVNTLRADVAVDADGRYAEVAVVQTAPESHPVLRPHRIGVARYAADGSVAHTEVDLDPAADGGRTVLADLAGTPAARLLLPNAGDLTFAKIRLDPASADAVPLVLPGLPDPLARALLWGEALDAAADGERPVAALVGLITAALPAETEVVIAEDVLTLSRSLVDRYLDPLAREAALVRVSGACRHLLDTAPVGGSLQLAAARGWIAATTDADLLTGWLAGRDVPPGLAVDAELRWAVLGRLVVLGAAGPAEITAEAAADRSAAGAERAARCRAALPDPAAKQAAWEIVVAGTELSNRLVEATAEGFWQPEQAELTSPYVTRYFADMPAAAQRRTPWVADRIAALAFPRYAVAQTTREAVAALLARDDLTPGLRRRVVDADDDLRRALVARTAVAAAAA encoded by the coding sequence ATGCCGAGCCTGACCCGTGTAGAGGCGACCGCGCGCGCCGCGGTGATTACCGTCGAGTCCTACCAGGTGGACCTCGACCTGACCGGCGGCGGCGAGCTGTTCCGCTCGCACGTCACCATCCGGTTCCGGGCGACCCCCGGCGCCGGCACGTTCGTCGAGTGCAAGCCCGCGGCCCTGCGGTCGGCCCGCCTCAACGGCACCGACCTCGATCCGGCCGCACTGGACGACAACCGGCTGCCGCTGTCCGGTCTCGCCGCGCACAACACGCTCACGGTCGAGGCCGACATGGCGTACTCGAACACCGGTGAGGGCATGCACCGGTTCGTCGACCCGGCCGACGGCGAGACGTACCTGTACGCGATGTCCTTCCTCGACGACGTGCAGCGCATCTTCGCCGCGTTCGACCAGCCCGACCTGAAGGCCCCGGTCACCCTCACGGTCACCGCCCCGGAGCACTGGACGGTCGCCGCCAACGGCGAGCCGGCCGCCACCCCGCGCCCCGGCCGGTGGGAGTTCGCCCGGACCGCGCCACTGGCCACGTACTTCGTCTCGCTGATCGCCGGGCCCTGGCACGTCCGGCGGGACGAGCACGACGGCGTCCCGCTCGGTGTCTTCTGCCGTCGCTCGCTCGCCGCCCACCTGGACGCCGACATCGACGAGATCTTCACCGTCACCAAGCAGTGCCTGGACCGGTTCCACCAGCTCTTCGCCGAACGGTACCCGTTCGGCAAGTACGACCAGGCGTTCGTGCCGGAGTTCAACGCCGGCGCCATGGAGAACCCGGGCCTGGTGACCATCCGCGACGACTACGTCTTCCGGTCGGCCGTCACCGACAGGCAGCGCGAGCTGCGGGCCACCACCATCGCGCACGAGATGGCGCACATGTGGTTCGGCGACCTGGTGACCATGCGCTGGTGGGACGACCTGTGGCTGAACGAGTCGTTCGCCGAGTACCTGGGCACCCGGGTGACCGCCGAGGCGACCCGCTTCGACAACGCGTGGACGACGTTCGCCATGAAGCGCAAGGCCTGGGGGTACGCGGCCGACCAGCGCCCGTCCACCCACCCGGTCGCGCCGCAGGAGGTGCGCGACGCCGCCGAGGGCCTGCTCAACTTCGACGGCATCTCGTACGCGAAGGGCGCCAGCGTCCTGCGGCAGCTCGTGGCGTGGCTCGGCGACGACGCCTTCCTGGCCGGCCTCAACGCCCACTTCGCGAAGCACCGGTTCGGCAACGCCACCCTCGCCGACCTGCTGGGCAGCCTGTCCACGGCGAGCGGGCGCGACCTGACCGGCTGGGCCGACCGGTGGCTGCGCACGGCGCAGGTCAACACGCTGCGCGCCGATGTCGCCGTCGACGCCGACGGTCGCTACGCCGAGGTGGCGGTGGTGCAGACCGCCCCCGAGTCCCACCCCGTGCTGCGCCCGCACCGGATCGGCGTCGCCCGGTACGCGGCCGACGGCTCCGTCGCGCACACCGAGGTCGACCTGGATCCAGCCGCCGACGGCGGCCGTACGGTGCTCGCCGACCTGGCCGGAACCCCGGCCGCCCGGCTGCTGCTGCCCAACGCCGGTGACCTGACGTTCGCCAAGATCCGCCTCGACCCGGCCTCGGCGGACGCCGTGCCCCTGGTGCTGCCCGGCCTGCCGGACCCGCTCGCGCGGGCGCTGCTCTGGGGCGAGGCGCTGGACGCCGCGGCCGACGGGGAGCGACCCGTCGCCGCCCTGGTGGGGCTGATCACCGCCGCGCTGCCGGCGGAGACCGAGGTGGTGATCGCCGAGGACGTGCTCACGCTGAGCCGTTCGCTGGTCGACCGCTATCTCGATCCGCTCGCCCGGGAGGCCGCCCTGGTCCGCGTCTCCGGGGCCTGCCGCCACCTGTTGGACACCGCTCCCGTGGGCGGGTCGTTGCAGCTCGCGGCGGCCCGGGGCTGGATCGCCGCGACCACCGACGCCGACCTGCTGACCGGCTGGCTGGCCGGCCGGGACGTGCCGCCGGGGCTCGCCGTCGACGCCGAGCTGCGCTGGGCGGTGCTGGGCCGGCTGGTGGTGCTCGGGGCGGCGGGCCCGGCGGAGATCACCGCCGAGGCGGCGGCCGACCGGAGCGCGGCCGGCGCCGAGCGGGCCGCCCGCTGCCGGGCCGCGCTGCCCGACCCGGCCGCCAAGCAGGCCGCCTGGGAGATCGTCGTTGCCGGCACGGAGCTGTCCAACCGGCTGGTCGAGGCCACGGCCGAGGGCTTCTGGCAGCCGGAGCAGGCCGAGCTGACCAGCCCGTACGTGACGCGCTACTTCGCCGACATGCCGGCCGCCGCGCAGCGCCGTACGCCCTGGGTGGCCGACCGGATCGCGGCCCTGGCGTTCCCGCGCTACGCCGTCGCGCAGACCACCCGGGAGGCGGTCGCGGCGCTGCTCGCCCGCGACGACCTCACGCCCGGTCTGCGCCGCCGCGTCGTCGACGCGGACGACGACCTGCGGCGCGCCCTGGTCGCCCGCACGGCCGTCGCCGCCGCCGCGGCCTGA
- the rsfS gene encoding ribosome silencing factor, with the protein MTVSERAHELATAAAQAAADKKAQDIVIIDVGDQLAITDAFLLAAAPNERQVLAIVDAIEERLLELPEKAKPVRREGERGGRWVLLDYVDIVVHVQHTEEREFYALDRLWKDCPQIPFVDRDLAAAESGAAAE; encoded by the coding sequence GTGACAGTTTCCGAACGCGCTCACGAGCTGGCGACGGCCGCCGCGCAGGCCGCCGCCGACAAGAAGGCACAGGACATCGTCATCATCGATGTTGGTGACCAGCTCGCCATCACCGACGCGTTCCTGCTCGCCGCCGCCCCCAACGAGCGCCAGGTGCTCGCCATCGTCGACGCGATCGAGGAGCGGCTGCTCGAACTGCCGGAGAAGGCCAAGCCGGTCCGGCGCGAGGGGGAGCGTGGCGGCCGCTGGGTGCTGCTCGACTACGTCGACATCGTCGTGCACGTCCAGCACACCGAGGAGCGCGAGTTCTACGCCCTCGATCGGCTCTGGAAGGACTGCCCGCAGATCCCGTTCGTGGACCGGGACCTCGCCGCCGCCGAGTCCGGCGCCGCCGCCGAATGA
- a CDS encoding SDR family NAD(P)-dependent oxidoreductase: MSCVVTGGGRGIGRALVERLLATGETVVVLERDPHAVAWVSPHPAADRLVALVGDAADEEVAGRAADLAERSGPLTGWVNNAAAFRDASVHETSAGEVFDLIGSNLRPALVGATVAVRRFLAGGTGGAVVNVSSHQARRPVPGCLPYATAKAAVEGLTRALAVEYGPQGVRTNAVALGSVATERHAAFLAGREQAEAEWIDADLRRLHPVGRIGRVEEVAEAVAWLLSPAASFVNGVTLPVDGGRSVLGLDPEAG; this comes from the coding sequence ATGTCCTGTGTGGTGACCGGGGGCGGCCGTGGGATCGGCCGTGCCCTCGTGGAACGGCTCCTCGCGACCGGGGAGACCGTCGTGGTCCTCGAACGGGACCCGCACGCGGTCGCGTGGGTGAGCCCGCACCCGGCCGCCGACCGGCTGGTCGCCCTCGTCGGTGACGCCGCCGACGAGGAGGTCGCCGGCCGGGCCGCCGACCTCGCCGAACGGAGCGGGCCGCTGACCGGCTGGGTGAACAACGCGGCGGCGTTCCGGGACGCCTCGGTTCACGAGACGTCAGCGGGAGAGGTGTTCGACCTGATCGGCAGCAATCTCCGCCCGGCTCTGGTCGGTGCCACCGTCGCGGTTCGCCGCTTCCTCGCCGGCGGGACCGGCGGGGCCGTCGTGAACGTCTCGTCGCACCAGGCCCGCCGGCCGGTGCCGGGCTGTCTGCCGTACGCCACCGCGAAGGCCGCCGTGGAGGGGCTGACCCGGGCGCTGGCCGTCGAGTACGGGCCGCAGGGCGTCCGCACCAACGCCGTCGCCCTCGGCTCGGTGGCCACCGAGCGGCACGCCGCCTTCCTCGCCGGGCGGGAGCAGGCGGAGGCCGAGTGGATCGATGCCGACCTGCGGCGGTTGCATCCGGTGGGGCGGATCGGCCGGGTCGAGGAGGTCGCCGAGGCCGTCGCGTGGCTCCTGTCGCCGGCCGCCAGCTTCGTCAACGGCGTCACCCTGCCGGTCGACGGTGGCCGTTCCGTGCTGGGCCTCGACCCCGAGGCCGGCTGA
- a CDS encoding ComEA family DNA-binding protein: MSYDEETAVRRRLHRVLPTTDDGEAPAPHLGGVVPLVPTDPGDAPPLTDPGGMPSATVPANAWPADDRGRPRAGVGRALPGPGAFDPGRRGVRALAVVAVLVVLATAFWAWRSRPQIEPVTPEVAASAVAPTGGPAPSATPGDELVVAVAGKVRRPGLVRVPAGARVADAVQAAGGALPGVDVALLNPARKVADGELILVGVAAPPGVAPAGPAAGAVPGAGGKVNLNTATLAQLDALPGVGPVLAQRILSHRDQQGGFRSVSDLRQVDGIGDARYEQLKDLVTV, encoded by the coding sequence GTGTCGTACGACGAGGAGACGGCGGTACGCCGGCGGCTGCACCGCGTGCTGCCGACGACGGACGACGGAGAGGCCCCCGCGCCACACCTCGGCGGTGTGGTGCCGCTGGTCCCGACGGATCCGGGCGACGCGCCGCCGCTCACCGACCCGGGCGGCATGCCGTCCGCGACGGTTCCGGCCAATGCCTGGCCGGCGGACGATCGCGGCCGTCCCCGGGCCGGCGTGGGCCGGGCGTTGCCAGGGCCGGGAGCGTTCGACCCGGGGCGGCGCGGCGTGCGGGCACTGGCCGTCGTCGCCGTGCTGGTGGTGCTCGCTACCGCCTTCTGGGCCTGGCGGTCCCGGCCGCAGATCGAACCGGTCACGCCGGAGGTGGCGGCGTCGGCGGTCGCCCCGACCGGAGGGCCCGCGCCGTCGGCAACGCCGGGTGACGAACTGGTCGTGGCGGTGGCCGGGAAGGTCCGCCGGCCGGGGCTGGTGCGCGTACCGGCCGGTGCCCGGGTCGCCGACGCCGTGCAGGCGGCCGGGGGAGCGCTGCCGGGCGTGGACGTGGCCCTGCTGAACCCGGCCCGCAAGGTCGCCGACGGGGAGCTCATCCTCGTCGGGGTCGCCGCACCACCCGGTGTGGCCCCGGCGGGGCCGGCCGCGGGTGCCGTGCCGGGAGCGGGCGGCAAGGTGAACCTGAACACCGCGACGCTGGCGCAGCTCGACGCGCTGCCCGGGGTCGGGCCGGTGCTCGCGCAGCGCATCCTCAGCCACCGGGACCAGCAGGGCGGCTTCCGGTCGGTCAGCGACCTGCGCCAGGTCGACGGCATCGGCGACGCACGGTACGAGCAGCTCAAGGACCTGGTGACGGTGTGA